One region of Mucilaginibacter sp. 14171R-50 genomic DNA includes:
- the rpsH gene encoding 30S ribosomal protein S8, producing MMNTDPIADYLTRVRNAIKANHRVVEIPASNLKKEITKVLFEKGYIANYKFEDNGPQGTIKVALKYHPITKISAIRSIARISKPGLRKYAGMDTMPRVLNGLGIAILSTSKGVMTDKEARAQNVGGEVLCYVY from the coding sequence ATAATGAATACAGATCCAATCGCAGATTATCTTACAAGAGTAAGGAATGCTATTAAAGCCAACCATAGGGTTGTTGAAATTCCTGCATCAAATCTGAAAAAGGAAATCACTAAAGTGCTTTTCGAAAAAGGTTACATTGCTAATTACAAGTTTGAGGATAACGGACCTCAGGGCACCATCAAGGTTGCTTTGAAGTACCACCCGATAACTAAAATTTCTGCTATACGCAGCATTGCACGTATTAGTAAACCAGGTTTGAGGAAATACGCCGGTATGGATACCATGCCACGTGTGTTAAATGGTTTAGGTATCGCTATCCTATCAACATCTAAAGGTGTAATGACCGATAAAGAGGCGCGTGCGCAAAATGTAGGTGGCGAAGTTTTATGCTACGTTTATTAA